ATCCCATGtttagtaccacatgcatttagttgcattgcattaggttgttgtgtataattgtaacatgaatggaagttgtccaatgttataatttgtgtgtattttggtatgaatgactgtaattgatgaatgttgctatattatctgaatataattgatttgggtgaataatgtatggatgaagttgtatcatttatattcctataacatttgttaatgcgaatgaaactcacccttactgttgttatttttcagattgaggagtagcttgtgtacttggtgaggattagctcgtcaagtagttcgttagagtcagttgggtctgtgtcatgctctggtcgtgtaacaccgggaacgttattttagaattggctgataaacttctgttttgtttatggtttatggttgaattatgagtcttcgactccggatgtttgattattcagttgttaagaatattccgctgtgttaacatgctacctgaataatttttggtttatcgttcctttatggcatgacatgaacatttgtttattttattggaattgtaataccctttttcatgttttactctgattttgatgttaattttccgcggggtttagaagggtcgTACACGTCACCCTCGACGACGGTGTCTCCTCATATCCTGGATGCGTCATAATCTATATGCGTATAGCCCACATAATCCACTGAAAGGGTCATCAAtccaaaaataacaaatatacaacAACGGAGCAACAAGCATAAACAGAGGATACATTATACATGGCTAGAGATCTCATTCTAACACATGTATATAAACATTTACAGataataatacatatagcaaaatTAAGACTCATTTCTAATGCAATGTGTATATGTTGATGCACGTGATTCCGTAATATCAATCCATCCGCAAAGGGTCGTGGTATCGCTTCAGGATTCAGCACCACTAAGGTGATAGGTATCTACCCATCAATCAGACTAAATGATCCACTACGGGATAAGGTGGTTCCCTCTTGGACACGCACCCCGCGCCACCTCTTCGGCGTGCACCTCGTGACTCCTCTCCGGTAGCTACGTAACCATGAAATGTATGAGCATACAATTCCCCATATATGCTTTTCAATCATATAGGTAACATCACCATATATAATCACTTATCTCATGCATCAAAATTTTgcacaaatatatttatattacattTACTCACCTTCACAATTAGTCACCTTCAAAACACGTAAAAATAGAGaagtatttatatatatatatatatatatatatatatatatatatatatatatatatatatatatatatttgagagAAGTATATAAAAATAGAGAGATGATCTTACAATTACGAGAGTTGTAGAATTGATGTTTTGTTTGGAATTGGTTGACGGGTCGTGCACCTTTATCCAAAACGAACTAAATTAGAACAACTAATATAGAATGAACTCGTACGTTATAAACTTCGTCGATATctaatttgttattttatttattaaaacttgAATGAAACTTTGGGACAACAACAAAGTAAACAGAACTTGGGACCACAACAATGTAAAGGACAATCTGGGACCATAAAAGTAAAGGAGAGTTTTCAAAACCGTACCTTTTTGAACCCTTTTTTAAACCCTCGACGAAGTCTTCAAGGAATGGAAAATGTCAGTCTAACAACTACAAAAAAGACGAATAATGGAACAACCTTAGATGAAATGTGATTACGAGGCACTTGGATTGAGATTGAAGGCGCAAAAATAGTAATGTTTTGGTGACACGTTTTGGGGAGATTGCTGATTCAATTAGAGTTTCTATGTTCAAACAGTAAATTATTGATTAGGATAGTAAATCCTTGATTAGGGTAACTTAGTGTCTTTACTATGGGACACTGAAGgattaattgaaaaaaattcCTTAGCGAGGGTCCCGTTTAAAGCCAAAATAAAGTTCTATATGGACTGACCCAACACAATGACTGATAGCACCTAACAggattcgaactcaggaccttaagagaagcacactctcaagacccaagcctTCATCGCTAGATCAACTCTTTGTTACCACAATCTAATGCCacatgccttttattttaattgaaaattaacaaaaatttataaattgacaAAGATTTTGTTGTCTGGTTTAAAGGAAGGACTAAAAGTAGGAAATCTTCATTTGAGAATGAAATTCAAATTTCTTTAGAGGAAATTATAACCCTTACCCATATGGCAAGGATAAATACCTATTACCTCTTGAATTTATGAACTAACCCAATTACTTAATAAACGGAAAAAATCAATTTACTTGGCTGAACCCCTTTtaaactgaaaaaaaaaaaactccttaCCCCATGCGTGCTTCCAAAAATATCTTTATTTTCAAAGATGAATTTTCGGAAGGACTTTTTTTACTCATAATAAACATGTTCCATAGATGTAgttctgaaaaaaaaaattgtcaaaaaaaaagtgttttttgatatatatatatatatatatatatatatatatatatatatatatatatatatatatatatatatatatatatatatatatatatatatatatatatatatatatatatatatatatatatatatatatatatatatatatatagaagtagttgaaataaataaaattgcgCTAAATGTTTAAGagtatattaaaaaattgaagaaaaaaaattaaaatttgaaccGGCGAAGATATACTATATAACTATCCCTAGCATCAACAGATATACTATATAACCTGCTTGATAGTACTTGGAATTGGTGACTCAAATGCTTGACAAGAGGATGGAACGCGTTGATCTGCCTCCGGAGTTGATAATGGAAATTTTGTTGCGGTTGCCAGTGAAGGCTCTATTACGTTTTAGATCTGTCTGCAAATTATGGCTTTCTATTATCTCTAATCCCAGTTTCGCTACTTCACATTTCCAACTTGCCACCTCACCCACACACAAACTTCTCTTCGCAGTTCCTAATTCCGATTTTGTTGCTCCCGAAACCCTATCCATAGATTTTGATGCATCTATTGATGATGACTTTAATTGACCACGATGATAGTTCTAAAGGCGGGTTGTTCTTGAATGGCTCTATTCATTTTCTGGTTTATAATTATGAGACACTAAAGGAGGTTATTATTGCCTTTGATTTAAAGGAAAGGAGAATGTCTGAGATATCTCTGTCGGACGATTTTAGGATTTATAGTTTTGTTTACGGAGAATACGATTTGTTGGTACTAGATGGGCATATCGGTGCATGGATGAAGGATGATCACACATTGAAGATATGGATGATGCGAGAATATGGCGTGCATTCATCTTGGACTAAGATTATTGAATTTTCTGCCAGTTCTGTTTCGCATGGCTTTTTTCCAATATGCCTTACGAAGTGTGGTGATATAGTTGGAACAGATAGTTGTTATCATCATTTGGTGAAGTTTAATGACAAAGGACATCTGCTAGAGGATAACTCCTGTCATATTTTCTTCTCATACAGATCCGAATCAGTGGTGTATACAGAGTCTCTGCTTTCACTACCGGGTGACATCAGGCCAGTTTAAGATGATTATTGGAGACACACTTACATAAAATTTACCTTTTGGAGCTTCTCTAAAATCACTGCAAGAGACACATCCAGATGTGAGTTTGCTTGTTAAAAAGCCAAACAGGCACTTAATTGTCTTTATATACTACTAGAACAAATATTTCTAAAGCATTTTACTGTCAACTTTTTATAAATTACTAATTTCAAGAATATTGTTTGTATTGTTTCATTTTTAAACTAAGTTTTACGGATATCTAATCTTAATCTTAATtaataattcatatttaattgaggggaaataaaatatgaaatgtaCATATTAAAGAGTAAAAGAACATGCTATGTCAATTTCTGTCTTGATACAACCAACTTTTACTGATATATACAGATTAAGGTGTCAAAAAATGTGTCATTTATTGTTAGCCATATATGGGATACACTTCCATCCCTAAGCTGAAAATGAAGCACAaagtataataaattaataatctaGCATTTTAGAAGGACGTGGACTCCCTTTGAGAAGATTGTGAAAAGCTTTCCACTGTTGACTCCTGAGATATGTCATTAGTTGAATGCTCCAATAATTGTTCATCACTTGGTTTCTTGATATATAAATCTTTGCACCTTTCTCACTGCTTCTAATTCAGAAGAAACCTCTTTCATTGCTGGTATTTTTTTACCATTAAGTCTCAAACACTTCATTGCAAGATTTATCTAAAGGAATTGATCTAGATGTTCCAAAATCAGACACTTTGGCACTATAGTTACTGTCTAGAAGTATGTTGGTTGATTTGATGTCTCTGTGGAAGATTGGAATTAAAGGTGAAAAATGCATATATACTACTGCTCCAGCAACTTTACACGCAATTCAAAGGTGGATTTCCTATCTGTTTTGTTGTAGGACAAGCATAAAGCAACAGAACTATGAGCTCAACACCAATTGTAATGTTTACAGAAGCATAGTAATTCTGCCCCTTAAAAGCCTGTCATGTTGTGAGGATCTGATAAGTTTCATTTACCAATTGAAAGAGGTATCGGCTTTTTTGACAGTGTAAAGGGTGTTATGTTGATAGATTGTTGACAGTTGATGCTGAATGGTTGTCTGAGCAATCAGTGTCAGTGGTGTTAAGGTATAATTGTTGACAGTTGACTGAGTATAGAAACAGAAATAAGAGACTGTAAAAAAGGTAAGGAAACTCCATGAGTTTGATGAGCTGCACTTCAATTTTGAGGTGTAGTTTAAGATCCAAGGCATTGATTCATTAGCCTGTGTTTTTCTTTAATCATGATTCATTGGCAATTATAATGATTTGTATGAGTCAAAGTTGCAATAACTTGAAAATGTTAGTAAAGTCATTATTGATCCTCGTAAAAGTCAAGAGTGTGACAGATTCCGTAGCAGAAATTTTTTGTTACTGCCAAACATTGTCATTATTTCAATGTTCAAACCATATCCTTTTGGCTAAATATTCACGTTTGAAATCTGACTTATATCCTTTTGGCTAAATTATTGTAAACAATGTCCTTATGGCACAAGAACATCATaaagaaaaattatataaaatgaaCCAGTGAACTGGCACCGAGTAAACTATgtactaattttttatttcaatctcaataacattgtattattaaattaaatagacGCACAACATGTATTATTAAGCTATTTATTCATTATATAGAAATGGATCCCTCCTAGGTAATAGATGAAGTTGTGCGTCTTGAATACTGTTGTTCATGGCAACGGAGGAGAACGACGAAGAGGTGGAGGAGAACGGCGAGGAGGGCGCGGAACAGGAGAACGAGGAATAGGTGGAGATGGACGAACTGGTGCAGGAGGAGAAGGTTGAACAGGTGGAGATGGAGGAACTGGGGTCGAAGGAGAAGGTTGAACAGGTGAAGGAATAGTATAACCTGAAATAGTTGCAGAGTTTATagtaaaagaaagagaaaataattgaatagaagtgaattaaaagAAAGTGAAGTTGAACTTACTTCCACATTTTTGTCCTGGTGGAGGAGTTTGAGATCCACAAGTTGTAGCTACATGCACAAATTTCTCCATGTTCacaataatttcaaatttagggggTGGTTTTTCGCAGATGCATGGGACGATATTACCAATTTTCATGACTGCGCAGCAATCATTTGAAGGTTGAAGTTCATCAAAAACATTTGTGAAGTTCATCTCAAAGCATTGTTGATCCAGGAATCATTTTAGCGAAATGTATAAAATACATTTGGCTAAAATGATTCCTGGATCAACAATGCTTGAGCAGGTTGAATCAGCAGCAGTGATCCCTAGCACTAGAAACCATGAAACAAACACAAACATTGCAAAGCCTAAGTATCTAATTCCCATCTTCACAAAATATATTTCAGGATTTGTTATAGTAATAATTCTAGCATTGGACAACCGTTTATATACAACATTGGATGTGGTGGAGCTAAGTGTGTGTGTGCATTTTTATAAAactaatttaattatgatttattgAATATTTGTTAATTCTAGTATTTTCGTTTTCAATTtgaattcctttttttttttttttttttgtttttgctaCTTATTTGTCATGTTGACACTAGAAAAATTAATGAAAGGAATCTTTTTCTCTATTTGCAATTTCACTCTATGCTTGATAATAGGTTCAAATAGTAAGAAACTAAAAAAATCTATAGAAAAATGCACATTTGTGAAGTTGGTCTAGTTATTATAAACAtcttaactaaaaataaatattcctACCCTTAAAATTAATGAAAGGAATCTTTTTCTCTATTTGCAATTTCACCCTATGCTTGATAATAGGTTCAAATGGTAAGAAACTAAAAAAATCTATAGAAAAATGCACATTTGTGAAGTTGGTCTAGTTATTATAAACAtcttaactaaaaataaatattcctACCCTTTCTCATTAGTTGAAAACTCAATTATTTTATTTCACACGTCTTCTATAATTTAGATGTACCGAATATTATTTCCCAAATAGAATAGATGTATATTAATGAAAAtggtttttgatattttttgtttAAGTAAAGCTCaactttatttaaataaaacTGAACTAAAATAAATGGTTACAACATATGGACTTAAGATAATTTTATTTGACTTAAAGAATTTTATTGAGGGATGGTCCatgataaaataatttgaattgaGTAAAGTTATTTTGAACGAGCTTCCAaagtatatttatttaaatgttttttttaatataatttgtttTCATAAAAACTATAGTAATGCATTTTCATAAAactaatttaattatgatttattaAATATTTGGTATTTTTGTATTTACGTTTACAATTTGGATTCCTTTTTATACTGTTTTTGTCCAATTTACACTAgaaaatttagaaaatttcttcacccacctcctaaccttcttggccacctctggtgaatttaccacaatacccctattTTCGGAAGTCCATTTTCGAAAatgtacttttttttaaaaaaaaggtattttcgaaaatgtatctccgaaaaagtgttttttttaatataaaatattgatttcggagatgcatctccgaaataaagtaatttttcagaaaatgtggtgttctcggaagttcatttccgaattcaccccccttggaggaattcggaaatgcacttccaaaaaaaggtctggacagaagaaaaataacaaacaagaacgattcgctttatttaatcggatgaagacgatggaggagacgctgcaacaggttagatagtcctgatcctctagaaatccataccacattgtaacttaccaattgaccgtaaccaggtcggttagggaacctaaccgccttctgagacgacggagccaactctagagtagccttctgtttaacttcggcagttaggctctcgatggagatcagagccgaactcaaggaagcaaccggcgctgaaacagatggacgaacaaccggagctgcaacaacagacggaggagaggtaaccggggccggagcatatgacggaggaggtggatgtccggaggaagaagaaccggaggtacgtccaccgcgagagccacgaccaccaccaccacggcctgatcctgcagcattgacggatgattgttgagaatgtgcaggagatggttgactccggcgattttcgggatgatttcctccaccgcggcgagacattgtgatgaaagcagtaacaagagatagaaaacgttaaagcaaagaagaagacttaggatcgaaaatgatttgggatattttgaaagaaaaatgggtgagaagcttttaaataggaaagtgtttagaagttaaccgtctgagagtggtggggagaaggaaaagggaacttcgaaatttcaaaaggtttttttattcttttaataaaaatacgtactacgtGCTGTAAGTAACAAAATGGAATTAGCgcgtggctgtggagcttcccaatttttgttacataggcttttaagtaggaaagtgttaccacatttcttataAGGTAACCGTCTGAGTCCTGTAATGGTTTtcttacctgattgtaaaaaataaatgaattttgatgcatttcggaaatgcatctccgaaatctataaaaatctacaaaaaaaaaacttcggagatgaatctccgaagcaggggtaagttgggaatttcgctgggggtgacccccatagggaggtgggtaaagaaattttcaaaatttatcgAAGGGAATATTTTTCCCTCACTTTCACCATttgattgatatatatatatatatatatttgcttaaaataataagaaatggtgacaacttctctacccatttTAAAAAATTGGGTAACCTACATTCCACCAATCACATTGcaacatttaattttatcttatttaattatttattaaatagtatactTTTTTGTTATTTCCAAATTATTTTACACTAAAGATaactctacccaactttttgtgatgggtagatgatagagagtagaatttagtatttaagtttatttagaatttatataagtagtagttttatttgtattgttatttATATGGGCCTTTATTAATATTTGGGCTTTTTAGTTTGTTATCCACTAGTAacattatatattgtagtctcattgagacattaggatatcaatgaaaagaaatgaatctttattttccttagttaattttatttaactCATATCCTGTATATTATTATGCATCCTCAATTCCTCCATTTTCAACCTTCACTCCATACATCCCATACCAACAACAACACATAGTTTCTGCCCCACCTCAACAATCACCCTCCACATTCTATGAATATTCAAACTACCCTAACTACCAACCTCAACCTCAAGATTTTTTTTCACAACCATAAATTGTTCATGAGTTAGAAACTCTAAGGCAATACTTAATTGAAACTCAGAAAATCAAAAACAAATATAGAGAAGAGTTGAAGGTACAGATTCAAAATCTTTCCGATTCATTCAAAAAGTCATATaagaaaaattgaaagagaaataTAATCAGAAAACTAGAAAAAAACAGATggaggaagaaaaagaaagaattgaTAAAGTTCCTGTTTCACTAAAATCATCTTCAGCGATAACTCCGGCGAGCATTCCGGCAAGAACTCCGACGACTTTCCCGAAGGTATCTCTGGCATCACTTCTGGTGACTACTCCGGCGACAGTTCTGAGGTCTTCTTCAACAACTCCGACACCAACTCAAGTATCACTTCCGACGTCATATACTCTAGCAAAACAACCAGATCCAAAACCACCTAATATAATTTTATCTTCAGATCTGTCGTTATCATTCACAAACCCATTTTTGCAAATACTAGATTTGAAACGGCCACCCAcgaaactaggggtggcaaaacgggtcgtggcccgccgggccgcccgcgcacccgctaaaaaatggcgggttgggttgggattttaggcccgccgctcgctaaagcccgccccgccaaaactcgCCGCCCGCcttacccgccccgccaaagcccgccgcccgccaaagccccccctcctccaaaactcactctttttttagttaattctagtaattgcacttcttg
The Vicia villosa cultivar HV-30 ecotype Madison, WI linkage group LG6, Vvil1.0, whole genome shotgun sequence genome window above contains:
- the LOC131612264 gene encoding extensin-1-like → MKIGNIVPCICEKPPPKFEIIVNMEKFVHVATTCGSQTPPPGQKCGSYTIPSPVQPSPSTPVPPSPPVQPSPPAPVRPSPPIPRSPVPRPPRRSPPPLRRSPPLP
- the LOC131614579 gene encoding F-box/kelch-repeat protein At3g06240-like gives rise to the protein MTLIDHDDSSKGGLFLNGSIHFLVYNYETLKEVIIAFDLKERRMSEISLSDDFRIYSFVYGEYDLLVLDGHIGAWMKDDHTLKIWMMREYGVHSSWTKIIEFSASSVSHGFFPICLTKCGDIVGTDSCYHHLVKFNDKGHLLEDNSCHIFFSYRSESVVYTESLLSLPGDIRPV